A region from the Drosophila takahashii strain IR98-3 E-12201 chromosome 2L, DtakHiC1v2, whole genome shotgun sequence genome encodes:
- the Nhe3 gene encoding sodium/hydrogen exchanger 6 isoform X4: MSHCDVDAEVEMTSPSRMKEAAVSRSSVLLLLATVILGLLTSGCEATDTDIALDAKATLNHRIQSLDLLVFVFLLALTVLTIWLFKHHRVSWLHETGLAVIYGLIVGAIIRYAGTSATLVHMQVEPQGVPTYTDKLPPDTLWFKYPVNQTNGTKLPEGIKTYAYVFRGQVHDVDENEIDLKATFDPEVFFNILLPPIIFYAGYSLKKKYFFRNLGAILTFAIVGTTLSAFLIGGFMYGCVKLMPKYLSSSFTFLDTLYFGALISPTDPLTILAIFNDLRVDVNLYALVLGESVLNDAVAIVLSGAIQNYGEHYSNTGEFETTAFLRSLSDFFSIFLLSLMIGAAMGCLTALISKFTRVRDFPLLESALFVLMSYSTFLLAEATELTGVVAVLFCGICQAHYTYNNLSEDSRQRTKQIFELLNFLAENFIFSYIGVSMFTFPKHHFDAGFIITAFICAAIGRAVNVYPLSWLLNIKRKPKISSNFQHMLFFAGLRGAMSFALAIRNTVSDARQTMLTATSLIVIFTVVIQGGAANFLLNWLKIPVGVDDETEQLNNYQVHSDVESAGGGRGKLRLSGGTESNLDTPADGPNGSLGGGRRRNSHEKAILARIWGNFDTKYMKPLLTHSRPTLLETLPVCCNPIARLLTTTQQLTQDGSEFRRVDSDSDICIDNDTGNGLSQDVGPGTGPAVGRRNSLSRMEILEHVQSPVSTRIRLLGFYGKKL, translated from the exons ATGTCCCACTGCGATGTGGACGCGGAAGTAGAGATGACATCGCCCAGCAGGATGAAGGAAGCAGCCGTTAGCCGGAGCAGcgttctcctcctcctggcCACAGTGATTCTGGGCCTACTGACCTCCGGATGCGAGGCCACGGACACGGATATCGCCCTGGACGCCAAGGCCACGCTGAACCATCGCATCCAGAGCCTGGATCTGCTCGTCTTCGTGTTCCTGCTGGCCCTCACGGTCCTCACCATATGGCTGTTCAAGCACCATCGCGTCTCCTGGCTCCACGAGACCGGACTGGCCGTCATTTACG GCTTAATTGTTGGAGCAATTATTCGGTATGCGGGAACCTCCGCCACCCTTGTCCACATGCAGGTGGAGCCGCAAGGTGTTCCGACGTACACCGATAAGTTGCCGCCCGATACCCTCTGGTTTAAG TACCCCGTTAACCAGACGAATGGAACCAAATTACCGGAGGGCATCAAGACATACGCCTATGTATTTCGTGGTCAGGTCCACGATGTGGATGAGAATGAAATCGATCTGAAGGCAACTTTTGATCCAGAGGTGTTTTTCAACATTTTACTACCGCCTATAATATTTTACGCGGGTTACAGCTTGAAAAAG AAATACTTTTTCCGCAATCTGGGTGCCATCCTCACGTTCGCCATTGTGGGCACTACCTTGTCGGCCTTTCTTATCGGCGGCTTCATGTACGGTTGTGTGAAACTGATGCCAAAGTACTTGAGCAGCAGTTTCACATTCCTGGACACTCTTTACTTTGGAGCCCTGATATCGCCCACAGATCCGCTCACCATTCTAGCCATATTCAACGATCTTCGAGTTGACGTTAACCTATATGCGCTAGTCTTGGGCGAATCTGTGCTCAACGATGCCGTGGCCATTGTCCTTAGCGG AGCAATACAAAACTATGGTGAACATTACTCTAATACAGGGGAATTCGAAACTACAGCTTTTCTGCGCTCGTTAAGTGACTTTTTCTCCATCTTTCTGCTGTCCCTGATGATTGGCGCCGCCATGGGCTGTTTGACAGCATTGATATC CAAATTCACGCGGGTTCGCGACTTTCCCCTTCTAGAGTCGGCGCTCTTCGTGCTAATGAGCTACAGCACCTTCCTGCTGGCCGAGGCCACCGAACTCACTGGCGTGGTGGCCGTGCTCTTCTGCGGCATCTGCCAGGCCCACTACACCTACAACAACCTGTCGGAGGATTCGCGGCAAAGAACTAAACAGATCTTCGAGCTGCTTAACTTTTTGGCCGAGAACTTTATATTTTCCTATATTGGCGTTTCGATGTTCACCTTTCCCAAGCATCATTTCGACGCGGGATTTATCATAACAGCTTTC ATCTGCGCCGCTATAGGACGTGCCGTGAATGTGTATCCTTTATCCTGGCTGCTGAACATCAAGCGGAAGCCTAAAATCTCCTCAAACTTCCAGCACATGCTGTTCTTTGCTG GACTTCGTGGCGCCATGTCCTTTGCCTTGGCCATCCGAAATACAGTGTCGGATGCGCGACAAACTATGTTGACCGCCACATCGCTGATTGTCATCTTTACGGTCGTAATCCAAGGTGGGGCAGCCAATTTTCTGTTAAATTGGTTGAAAATACC TGTTGGCGTTGACGATGAGActgaacaattaaataattaccaAGTGCACAGT GATGTGGAAAGCGCCGGCGGAGGTCGCGGCAAGTTGCGTTTGTCCGGTGGAACGGAGTCCAACTTGGATACGCCAGCGGATGGACCGAATGGCAGTTTGGGCGGTGGACGTCGTCGCAACAGTCACGAGAAGGCCATACTGGCTAGGATCTGGGGGAACTTTGATACCAA GTACATGAAGCCCTTGCTGACGCACTCGCGACCCACTCTGCTGGAGACGCTGCCCGTTTGCTGCAATCCCATTGCCAGACTGCTCACCACCACACAGCAGTTAACTCAA GATGGTAGCGAATTTAGGCGCGTGGACTCGGACTCGGATATCTGCATAGACAATGATACCGGGAATGGTCTCAGCCAGGATGTTGGACCCGGAACGGGACCGGCTGTGGGGCGCCGGAACTCTCTGAGTCGC ATGGAGATTCTGGAGCATGTTCAAAGTCCGGTGTCGACGAGAATCAGACTCTTAGGATTTTAtggaaaaaagttataa